One genomic region from Xenopus laevis strain J_2021 chromosome 2L, Xenopus_laevis_v10.1, whole genome shotgun sequence encodes:
- the LOC108708344 gene encoding autism susceptibility gene 2 protein — MFAPPSALPPPPPLTSGALQVPGHPASSTYSEQDLLRQELNTRFLASQSADRGASLGPPPYLRTEFHQHQHQHQHTHQHTHQHTFTPFPHAIPPTAIMPTPAPPMVRTPARNFDKYPTKVDPFYRHSLFHSYPPAVSGIPPMIPPNGPFGSLQGAFQPKTSNPIDVAARPGTVPHTLLQKDPRLTDPFRPMLRKPGKWCAMHVHIAWQIYHHQQKVKKQMQTDPHKLDFGLKPEFLSRPPGPSLFGAIHPHPHDLARPSTLFSAAGGAHPAAAPFGPPPHHGNFLNPSAHLEPFNRPATFTGLASVGGSAFGGLGNPSVTSNSMFSHKDGPNMQGFNNPHEQWNRLHRTPPSFPTPPPWLKPGESERSSSVASHDRDADKRDTATKEDKERENIEKRHSSHPSPAPVNQVNSTGHNRSLSEQNRNHLNNDVREKEKPKEREREHSDSWKEANIEEHKTKDNHISEKDSLVHESRTIDEAKQLNRVPSPYVRPPTMENTRPNSNSNRETERKTESYDTQKKSNDVKVKEERKEEHDIVIPDGPQIHRIAEQPPPISTSNVHPSHLASLPMAVGMAGMHPMNSIGGLDRTRMMNPFMGISPIPGGERFPYPSFHWDPMRDQLRDPYRGLDIHRRDPLGRDFLLRNDPLHRLTTPRFYETERSFRDREPHDYNHHHHHFSVDPRREHERASHLEERERLHMLREDYEHARLHAVHPAVLDGHLPHPSLITPGLPGMHYSRVSPNTGHQNGLLNKTPPTAALSAPPPLISTLGGRPGSPRRTTPLSTDIRDRPPSHTLKDIEAR, encoded by the exons ATGTTTGCCCCACCCTCTGCTTTACCTCCTCCACCACCACTCACTTCAGGGGCACTACAGGTTCCAGGACATCCTGCTAGCAGCACTTACTCAG aGCAAGACCTTCTCAGACAAGAGCTGAATACACGCTTTTTGGCTTCTCAGAGTGCCGACCGTGGTGCATCGTTAGGCCCACCTCCATATCTGAGGACTGAGTTTCACCAGCACCAACATCAACACCAGCACACGCATCAGCATACACACCAGCACACCTTTACGCCTTTCCCACACGCCATCCCACCTACTGCAATTATGCCGACTCCAGCACCACCCATGGTGCGTACCCCAGCCAGAAAT TTTGACAAATACCCTACCAAAGTTGACCCCTTCTACCGCCACAGT TTATTTCACTCATATCCTCCAGCTGTTTCTGGAATTCCTCCCATGATTCCTCCAAATGGTCCATTCGGCTCACTTCAAGGGGCATTTCAGCCTAAG ACTTCCAATCCTATTGATGTCGCAGCCAGACCTGGAACTGTCCCACACACGCTCCTGCAAAAGGACCCCAGG TTGACAGATCCTTTCAGGCCCATGTTGCGg AAACCTGGGAAATGGTGTGCCATGCATGTTCACATCGCCTGGCAAATATATCATCACCAACAAAAAGTAAAG AAACAGATGCAGACAGACCCACACAAGCTGGATTTTGGCCTCAAGCCTGAGTTTCTGAGTAGGCCTCCAGGCCCCAGCCTCTTTGGTGCGATCCATCCCCATCCACATGACTTGGCACGCCCTTCAACGCTCTTCTCTGCTGCCG GTGGCGCACACCCTGCAGCTGCTCCATTTGGTCCACCACCTCATCACGGCAATTTCCTCAACCCATCAGCTCACCTTG aaccgTTTAACCGTCCAGCCACATTTACTGGTCTGGCTTCTGTTGGTGGAAGTGCCTTTGGTGGACTAGGAAACCCCTCAGTTA CATCCAACTCAATGTTTAGCCATAAGGATGGGCCTAACATGCAGGGCTTTAACAACCCTCATGAACAATGGAATCGGTTGCATCGAACTCCACCTTCATTTCCTACCCCACCACCATGGCTTAAACCTGGGGAGTCTGAACGAAGTTCCTCTGTAGCATCCCATGATCGAGATGCAGACAAAAGAGATACAGCAACTAAGGAAGATAAAGAAAG GGAAAATATTGAGAAGAGACATTCAAGTCATCCTTCTCCAGCACCTGTTAATCAGGTGAATTCTACAGGACATAACCGCAGTTTATCAGAAcaaaacagaaatcatttaaacaatgatGTTCGGGAGAAAGAGAAgccaaaggaaagagaaagagagcACTCTGATTCATGGAAAGAAGCAAATATTGAGGAACACAAAACAAAAGACAACCATATTTCAGAGAAAGATAGTCTTGTTCATGAAAGTAGAACAATAGATGAAGCAAAGCAGTTAAATAGGGTACCTTCACCTTATGTCAGACCTCCTACCATGGAAAATACTAGGCCTAACAGTAATTCTAATCGAGAGACTGAGAGAAAGACTGAGTCATATGACACTCAAAAGAAAAGCAATGAtgtaaaagtaaaggaagaaCGAAAAGAAGAGCATGATATAGTTATCCCTGATGGACCTCAGATTCACAGGATCGCTGAACAACCTCCACCAATATCTACATCAAATGTCCATCCAAGTCATTTAGCATCTCTACCCATGGCTGTGGGAATGGCTGGGATGCATCCAATGAACAGCATTGGTGGTCTAGATAGGACTCGCATGATGAATCCTTTTATGGGTATAAGTCCTATACCTGGCGGGGAAAGGTTCCCATACCCATCCTTTCATTGGGATCCTATGCGAGATCAATTGAGAGACCCTTATAGAGGCCTTGATATTCACAGGAGGGATCCACTGGGGAGAGACTTTTTACTGAGGAATGATCCACTTCATCGTTTAACCACACCCCGATTTTATGAAACTGAAAGATCATTCAGGGATAGAGAGCCTCACGATTACAATCACCACCATCATCATTTTTCTGTTGATCCACGTAGGGAGCATGAGCGTGCAAGCCATTTGGAAGAAAGAGAGCGATTACATATGCTTCGAGAGGACTATGAGCATGCCCGTCTTCATGCAGTTCACCCAGCTGTTTTGGATGGTCATCTTCCTCATCCAAGCTTAATAACTCCTGGACTTCCTGGTATGCACTATTCCAGGGTCAGCCCTAACACAGGACATCAAAATGGACTCTTAAATAAGACTCCCCCAACAGCAGCATTAAGTGCACCTCCGCCACTTATTTCTACTTTGGGAGGAAGACCAGGTTCTCCCAGAAGGACTACTCCATTATCAACAGACATCAGAGACAGACCCCCTTCGCACACACTCAAAGACATTGAAGCACGATAG